The Rhodopseudomonas palustris genome window below encodes:
- the dnaN gene encoding DNA polymerase III subunit beta codes for MSQGKVTVGRDDLQPVLRQVAAGAAQTGKGFASILTNVLITFESETLRLMATDIDSAIDGVVPAAGHANGGITVTAALFDQLVSDFPAGSDITIEWDDDARIVVRCGRSRFTLHALPAADFPSDAVKVDGGVTFSMSAALLRRTLGMVSFAMLTGKERMYLRGALFERRDGVLRLVACDGARLAMVTMGSVPTPEFDAVLVPVEMVNNIVRMIDAKTAADAILHITGAAIAVTVGSITKRSKLVDARYPDYIRTIPGTNSHVALIEAAALRQSVDRVNLINRAQSNGRGIKLSFEGGEMKLSAVNADVGDGEDRLDVEQCDPFSLDIGFNGEFLKDMLGAIDADVLRIKMAGPMDPAVFEIVGRNDALFLLMPLRV; via the coding sequence ATGAGCCAGGGCAAGGTTACTGTTGGTCGGGACGATTTGCAGCCTGTGCTGCGGCAGGTTGCCGCCGGAGCGGCGCAGACCGGGAAGGGGTTTGCTTCGATCTTAACTAACGTCTTGATCACCTTTGAATCCGAGACCTTGCGCCTGATGGCGACAGACATCGACAGCGCGATTGACGGAGTCGTTCCGGCTGCGGGCCATGCGAACGGGGGCATCACCGTTACAGCTGCGCTGTTTGATCAGCTGGTCTCCGACTTCCCCGCCGGCAGCGACATCACAATCGAATGGGATGACGATGCGCGCATTGTTGTGCGGTGTGGTCGGTCGCGCTTTACGCTTCATGCGCTGCCAGCAGCAGACTTCCCATCAGACGCAGTCAAGGTCGATGGCGGCGTGACCTTCTCGATGTCGGCGGCGCTGCTGCGGCGGACATTGGGGATGGTGTCATTTGCCATGCTCACCGGAAAGGAACGGATGTACTTGCGTGGCGCGTTGTTCGAGCGTCGCGATGGTGTGCTGAGGCTTGTGGCGTGCGATGGCGCCAGGCTTGCCATGGTGACCATGGGCAGCGTGCCGACTCCTGAGTTTGATGCGGTGTTGGTTCCGGTCGAGATGGTGAACAACATCGTCCGGATGATCGACGCGAAGACGGCGGCCGACGCGATTCTACACATCACCGGCGCTGCGATTGCCGTCACGGTCGGAAGCATCACCAAGCGGTCGAAGTTGGTCGATGCGCGGTATCCTGACTACATCCGGACAATCCCAGGCACCAATTCGCACGTTGCGCTGATTGAGGCGGCGGCGCTTCGTCAGAGCGTCGACCGCGTCAATCTCATCAATCGCGCGCAGTCGAACGGGCGCGGGATCAAGCTCTCGTTTGAAGGTGGTGAGATGAAACTGTCCGCCGTCAACGCTGACGTTGGCGATGGTGAGGATCGGCTTGATGTTGAGCAGTGCGACCCATTCAGTCTGGATATCGGGTTCAACGGCGAATTCCTCAAAGACATGCTCGGAGCAATCGACGCGGATGTGCTTCGGATCAAGATGGCTGGGCCGATGGACCCCGCGGTGTTCGAGATCGTTGGCAGAAACGACGCTCTGTTTCTGCTGATGCCTCTTCGTGTTTGA